Sequence from the Deltaproteobacteria bacterium genome:
TCGTAATGGCCGCCGTCAAGGTCGTCTTGCCATGATCCACATGACCAATAGTGCCTATGTTCACATGAGGCTTACGCCGCTCAAACTTAGGCTTCGACATCAGA
This genomic interval carries:
- a CDS encoding elongation factor Tu, with the protein product MSKPKFERRKPHVNIGTIGHVDHGKTTLTAAIT